Below is a window of Chryseobacterium arthrosphaerae DNA.
ATATAAAAACCACAACATAATCATTATCAATATTTTAAATAGAATTCAGTTTCAACGGAATACCATTGGCATCATGATTTGAAAACATCAGAAAATGGACTTAAAAACATTAAACAGAATTGATACACTGAGAAGATTAAAAAGCAGAGGTCCCAAAACTCCGGCATGGCTGAAGCCTTACCATATGCTCTTCTTCGCTTTCCTGGTCGTTTTCATCTTTGGAGCATTCATGAAACTGCTGGAACAAAATCACAATTAAAATATAATACTATGAACTATTTACAAGCGGTAAAGGAAATCACTGAAGTGGTTCCCGGTTTTGAAAATGAAGTGAAAGATATCACCATCCAGAACTCATACAGCATCATCCGGACATTCACAGAACGTATAAAAAATATGATCCGCCAGAATGACAGTAATCTGCTGTTCAGAAGCTTACAAAAAATGGACAAAATTTACACTGACGGAGACGCTGTCTTAAAAAATGCAATTGAGACCACTTTTATCTATTCTCTGGACAATTTTACAGCATTTTGCAGCGCAGAGTACAGAAAAATGATCTTTAGTCATATTTCTCCTGACCTTCAGAAGATCTATTCCAGACAAATTTACAGTCACGGGATATAAAGCTTTTGTTACATTTTTTATCCGTTTCATTACAAAGTGTTTAAATTAAACAAAATTAAAAATAACTCACAATCAATAGATTATGAAAAATAAAATCAGAAAAATTTCGGACTGGAAAACCTGGAAAACCACGACCAGCAGACACAATACAGAGATATTGCTCACTCACATTGCGGTGATCATAGGAGTATTTATTTTTGCGGCCTGTATTTAAATTTTGGTATACATTTCGCTGCAATACTAAGTGTTTGAAAAATTCTTAATTATGATGAAAGTACAAATGCAAACTATTAATCAAAAAATAGCTGTTGAATACTTAAAATTTTTCTATCCGCCACTTCGCAATGAGATCACACAGTTATCTGTACAGGATAATTTCGCCGGGATTATGCAGGCTACGGTCAATTATCTGAAAAATCTTC
It encodes the following:
- a CDS encoding DUF7674 family protein, coding for MNYLQAVKEITEVVPGFENEVKDITIQNSYSIIRTFTERIKNMIRQNDSNLLFRSLQKMDKIYTDGDAVLKNAIETTFIYSLDNFTAFCSAEYRKMIFSHISPDLQKIYSRQIYSHGI